In Excalfactoria chinensis isolate bCotChi1 chromosome 3, bCotChi1.hap2, whole genome shotgun sequence, one DNA window encodes the following:
- the PKDCC gene encoding extracellular tyrosine-protein kinase PKDCC: MRRRKTAVAAACCLALLLGTLLNVLFVPGSELPPPPPPPPRDGAPPSTPGAPLEPPEEEGGGGGGRAALARQLRERYEEVLRYRQPRAAGVRRAVRPRERRLMDLAPARTSAEQQQQPRGRAAAERGRASAELGLEPPPLGCRELRAAGGVQYLGSGYTKAVYKAVLNRSLAVALKAVDFGGHDVSRCVRQFATLADCYRLAAYKIVKEMVLLQRLRHANVLQLYGYCYQDSNDIPDTLTAITELGSPLEMIQLLQTSWEDRFRICLSLVRLLHYLAHSPLGSVTLLDFRPRQFVIVDGELKVTDLDDASIEESSCTSNSDCFMEFPARNFTLPCSVEGRCQNMNEKRNLYNAYRFFFTYLLPHSAPPSLRPLLDKIVNATGELQWGIDETAAQLERVLNLYKSGEYLQNTTRIPKSEYRRVPEAFIPDENYRCWPSYHHKGCLLSVFDVNEAIEICDSYSQCKAFVLTNQTTWTGRQLVFFKAASNHIVPDPDKITYVKVTD; this comes from the exons ATGAGGCGCAGGAAGACGGCGGTGGCGGCCGCCTGCTGCCTCgccctgctgctgggcaccctgctcAACGTGCTCTTCGTGCCCGGCTCCGAGCTccccccgccgcctccgccgccgccccgcgaCGGGGCCCCCCCGTCCACGCCCGGCGCCCCCCTGGAGCCGCCGGAGGAggagggcggcggcggcggcgggcgagCCGCGTTGGCGCGGCAGCTCCGCGAGCGCTACGAGGAGGTGCTGCGCTACCGGCAGCCGCGGGCGGCGGGGGTGCGCCGGGCGGTCCGGCCGCGGGAGCGGCGCCTGATGGACCTGGCCCCGGCGCGCACCTCggccgagcagcagcagcagccgcggggccgggcggcggcggagcggggccgggcctcGGCCGAGCTGGGGCTGGAGCCGCCGCCGCTGGGCTGCCGCGAGCTGCGCGCCGCCGGCGGCGTGCAGTACCTGGGCTCGGGCTACACCAAGGCCGTCTACAAAGCGGTGCTCAACCGCTCGCTGGCCGTGGCGCTGAAGGCGGTGGATTTCGGAGGGCACGACGTTTCCCGCTGCGTGCGGCAGTTCGCGACTCTGGCCGACTGCTACCGCCTAGCCGCCTACAAGATCGTCAAGGagatggtgctgctgcagcGGCTGCGCCACGCCAACGTCCTGCAG CTCTATGGCTATTGTTACCAAGATAGCAATGACATCCCAGACACGCTGACAGCCATCACCGAACTAGGCTCACCTTTGGAGATGATTCAGCTTTTACAGACTTCCTGGGAAGACAGATTTCGA atatGTCTCAGCTTAGTTCGGCTTTTGCATTATTTGGCTCACTCTCCTCTTGGCTCTGTGACACTGCTGGATTTTCGCCCTCGACAGTTTGTGATTGTGGATGGGGAGCTAAAGGTGACAGATCTGGATGATGCCAGTATTGAGGAAAGCTCCTGCACCAGTAACAGTGACTGCTTTATGGAGTTTCCAGCACGAAACTTCACTCTGCCTTGTTCTGTTGAGGGACGGTGCCAAAACATGAATGAAAAGAGGAATCTCTACAATGCTTACAG gtttTTTTTTACGTATCTTCTGCCACACAGCGCGCCGCCCTCACTGAGACCATTATTGGATAAGATAGTTAATGCCACAG gAGAGCTTCAGTGGGGCATAGATGAAACAGCTGCTCAACTAGAAAGAGTTTTGAATCTGTATAAGAGTGGAGAGTACCTGCAGAACACTACCCGGATACCGAAATCTG AGTACAGGCGGGTGCCTGAAGCCTTTATTCCTGATGAGAACTACAGATGCTGGCCATCTTACCATCATAAGGGCTGCCTCCTCTCTGTGTTTGACGTTAATGAAGCCATTGAGATTTGCGACAGCTACTCCCAGTGCAAAGCTTTTGTCCTAACCAACCAGACGACGTGGACAG